Within Saccharomycodes ludwigii strain NBRC 1722 chromosome IV, whole genome shotgun sequence, the genomic segment tgagactccagaaacCAACGGTGTTACAACTAcgtacacaccatggactggtacatacacttccactattggcACTACTGTagttactactactggtactgatggcaaaccaaccacctctaccacctacacagttgagactccagaaacCAACGGTGTCACAACTACCTATActccatggactggtacaattacttccactattggcACTACTGTagttactactactggtactgatgACAAACCAACCACCTCTACCacctacacagttgagactccagaaacCAACGGTGTTACAACTAcgtacacaccatggactggtacatacacttccactattggcACTACTGTAGTTACAactactggtactgatggcaaaccaaccacctctaccacctacacagttgagactccagaaacCAACGGTGTTACAACTAcgtacacaccatggactggtacatacacttccactattggcACTACTGTagttactactactggtactgatggcaaaccaaccacctctaccacctacacagttgagactccagaaacCAACGGTGTCAGAACTACCTATActccatggactggtacctacacatctactattggcACTACTGTAGTTACAACTACTGGTATTGATGGCAAACCAACCACATCTACCacctacacagttgagactccagaaacCAACGGTGTTACAACTAcgtacacaccatggactggtacatacacttccactattggcACTACTGTagttactactactggtactgatggcaaaccaaccacctctaccacctacacagttgagactccagaaacCAACGGTGTCACAACTACCTATActccatggactggtacaattacttccactattggcACTACTGTAGTTACAACTATTGGTACTGATGGCAAACCAACCACCTCTACCacctacacagttgagactccagaaacCAACGGTGTTACAACTAcgtacacaccatggactggtacatacacttccactattggtaccagtgttaccaccagtattggatcagatggtattacaaccacctctactatctacacagttgagactccagaagttgaaggtactactactacctacacaccatggaccggtacatacacttccactattggtaccagtgttaccaccagtgttggttcagatggtattccaacaacctctactatctacacagttgagactccagaagttgaaggtacCACTACTAcatacacaccatggactggtacctacacatctactattggcACTACTGTAGTTACAactactggtactgatggcaaaccaaccacctctaccacctacacagttgagactccagaaaccaacggtgttaccaccacttATGttccatggactggtacaattacttccactattggcACTACTGTAGTTACAactactggtactgatggcaaaccaaccacctctaccacctacacagttgagactccagaaacCAACGGTGTTACAACTAcgtacacaccatggactggtacatacacttccactattggtactactGTAGTTACAactactggtactgatggcaaaccaaccacctctaccacctacacagttgagactccagaatTTAATGGTGTTAGTACCACTTATACTTTTTGGACTGGTTCATTTACCTCAACTTATTTAACTACTATATTTACTACCACTGGCTCTAATGGCAAACCAACCACCtctaccacttacacagttgagactccagaatTTAATGGCGTTAGTACCACTTATACTTTTTGGACTGGTTCATTTACCTCAACTTATTTAACTACTATATTTACTACCACTGGCTCTAATGGATTGTCTACCACTTCCACTATCATTTACGTTGAAACACCAGGATTTGGTTATTTCAATACTACTAGCTCTAAATCATCTCCATTGACTACTATTCCAGGTACTACCTCTACTTCTGAAACTGTTTCTCCAGTTAATCCAACTACTGAGACATCTGGATTGCCTTCTAGTGTTACAAGAACTACTGTGATTGTTACATCTGGCAGAACTATAACCTCGACTATTGTCACATGCGATGCTACTACCACCACTGTTCCAAACaatagcaacaacaataatggtgGTTCTAACAATTCCGGTTCCGAAGTTTATTCTGTTAGTTCTGAGACTTCCAATACACcagttactgttactaAGACTAGTGTATTCACTACATCTGGAAGTACCATTACTGCTACTATCACCTCtactattgttccaaataacaacaacaacaatggtGGATCTGGTAGTTCCGAAACTGGTAATACACCAGTTACTGTTACCAAGACTAGCGTGTACACTACATCTGGTAGCACCATTACTGCTACTATCACCTCtactattgttccaaataacaacaacaacaatggtGGATCTGGTAGTTCCGAAACTGCTAATACACcagttactgttactaAGACTAGTGTGTACACTACATCTGGTAGCACCATTACTGCTACTATCACCTCtactattgttccaaataacaacaacaacaatggtGGATCTGGTAGTTCCGAAACTGGTAATACACCAGTTACTGTTACCAAGACTAGCGTGTACACTACATCTGGTAGCACCATTACTGCTACTATCACCTCtactattgttccaaacaacaacaataacaatggtGGATCTGGTAGTTCTGAGGCTGCTAATACACcagttactgttactaAGACTAGTGTGTACACTACATCTGGTAGTACCATTACTGCTACTATCACCTCCactattgttccaaataacaacaacaacaacggtGGATCTGGTAGTTCTGAAACTGGTAATACACCAGTCACTGTTACCAAGACTAGTGTATTCACTACTTCGGGTAGTACCATTACTGCCACTATCACCTCtactattgttccaaatgacaacaacaacaacggtGGATCTGGTAGTTCTGAGACTGCTAATACACcagttactgttactaAGACTAGTGTGTACACTACATCAGGTAGTACCATCACATCTGTTactacatctactattgttccaaacaataataatgaaaatggaTCAGGTTCTTCAGGCAATGCTAGTGAATATGTTGAGACTATTTCTTCTGGTTCTGTTTATACCACTGTTACCAAGAGTGCCAATGGTAACTCTGGTAATTCCGACAATGTTATTACCAAGACCACATCTGGTGGCAAAGTTATTACCACCACTATTCAATCAGAAACTGTTTCTAGCACAGCTGCTATTGAGGTTCAAAGTATTCAATCTCAACCAGCATCTAGTGGATTAATTTCTATTTACCAAGCTGGTGCTGTTTCAAACAGAATATCTACCTTCAAGATGTTCtttactttatttgttttgtttttcaatttattttaagaaTACTCTtgtgaaaatttttttttcgaatAGTATCTAATAtatttagtttatttttttttttaagttcgtcagtttttttgtatttattttgttcagATTTCGtattttgtgtttttattttattttatagttcgttctttttataatatcgAAGCAACTTAGTTTTTCATACCGtaagttgtttttatttctaataaattttttttttctgattatttattgataacattggaatattattttctttcttgtttctcataataattttttattttaattcttccTCTATTGCTGAGTTCAaaagtttaataataacagtaaaaaGAAGTGTCTTAAACTATGAAGAATAAGATAGATCTATTCTTTTGGGAGTAAATGCTCAATTAGTGGGTCAATTTATGTTGTGTTTTTTGAACCAATAATTACAAATTTATGAGTCTGCTTAGATTCTATAAAATCGATGTTTATTTGTAACATGATTGGTGATAAAGTTTCCcttcatatatattattctttAGTTAACAAGCtctattttttgattattccATAATTCAAGTGTTTGTTAATAATTAGTTCATATAAGTGCTTGCTTTATCACAATGTATAATTATAAGCTTATATCGAAAGACAAGTGTGAATATGCAGCAATATGCATTCCTTGTCAACAGAGTACTTGTTATATTTCATCAACTTTAGcgtatattaaaagaaaaaacatacaAGTAGAGATCTTGTAATATAGATAGAAATTTGGAAACAATATTGAATAGTATTTGATTCATTGTGTATGTCTAATTGAGATATTGTGATTCATTCATTTTAAGTTTGCTGCTATTTAGTGTTAATtgacaaaaataaacttcATTCTTTACATATAATGAATTGTAACATAATccataaaacaaaacaaacttGTTATTGGAAACTAGTCttaaatttattcattGGGTTTTATCACAtctattattcttattgcAATATGTAATATTAAACTACTTAGTTTTTAGTTCTCTTTGCTTCATATGTTATCTGAATGcttgaaattatttatgGTCTTGATAGTTACAATGGCATGGTTTCTTTGGTGAATTTATAGAATATATTGGGTGAAAACTTGGTGCATTTCTAACTCTCCATAACTCTTGAAATAACTGGTGTTCAAATGCAATTTCACTTTCTATATTTTATGTTAGATaacatttattaaagttttattaataaaataacattgtGAATTTAGAGGATATTTTTGAGcgaacgaaaaaaaaaaattatttctttggctgcaaaaaaaaaaaagatttttttcataaaaaatgctaaatatttttaagctGTGAATTACCaacaaagttaaaaaaaaaaaacagtttgTTGCTTATcagaaataacaaaacaaaacaaaacaaaacaaaacaagtATTGTACACAATTTACAACAACTTACaagaaattagaaaagtttttgatcaaaaaaCAGATATTCAGGTAGTATTTATAAAACCTATCAAAATACGAAATCATATCTACACTTTCAAAGAATGCTTCAACTAGATATATACTGATTGGAGtgaagaaaaacaacacTATAAAGGGgctgtttattattattttgttattctaGTGGATAACCATTGCGTGTTTGTTGGAATCATAATGACTGTACTGGAGTAAAGGACCATATTGTTACTAATAAGCACACATCAATATTTACATGTCATTTAAAGTATAAGTGGTGTATAACTGATTAAGCAtgataaaagtttaaaaacaaaagatacACTGAAAACACAAAAAGTGCCTATTTATTGAAGTATCAATTCACAAATCAatcaaataacaaataaggTTATACTGTGCGATCTGACACCTgaatacttttattatatttaattttttattccaaCACTGTGGACATGTAAAGCATTGGTATTACCACTTATAACTTCGTTtctaattattattttaaaaaagtggGTTAGTAATAaggcttttctttttactcTAATTTGATACTAGATCTAGAACTGACAACACACATACTCGGTTTATATCTACTGAGTGTATGCCAAACATTACTATATTTAAGATTATTCAAAGATTCAATGATATTTATGAAGACCAGCTATTGCATACATAAAATCTGAATGTGCATGTCAATTTAGATATTAtattcatcaaaaaaaggtttattacaaaatgaCATTATATGATTAGTATGGAATTTGAAATTCTGATTTAGTTTGAAATGagcttcttttttttttccccccctAATTACAGGAGTAACACAAGTATTACTATGGAATATTGTATCAATATATTGGGAGATATGTTTAAATGGACAACTGAGTAAGTAACTAGTTTATTTGTGATTTATTGTGTGACTAACATGAGTTGGTAAGAAATGGCTTACTATTAGAAAGAGAaggatatttattttgactAAAAGCAAGGGCATtgcaaataatataatgaaacatatattttgttacaCTTTTAGGCACTTCACAGTACTGAAtcttaattaataattacagTCTATTTTGTTCTATATGTTACCAATTCAATCatttgaaattaatgaGATCATCCAATTGTGGAAATGCAGTAGTGATCTTGTTACATAGcagtttttgaaaaacttaTACAAAACTGGGATGTGTATTTGTGATACCAATTtccttcattttcttttttcaccacgtacattattttgtgaataatatttacaagaaaataaaagaagattGTATTTGGAGCAcgattattattgctattgatCAATATTCTAAATGTAATTTCGTAGAATAGCAGCAATCAATCCAAATCAGCAAAACACTTGACTACCATGTAATTCTAGTTTTTAATGACATTTTGAACTGAGATCAAGTGTAGtaacattttatatttgttggtAAAACAGGAACCTTGACGTATCTTTTTAGTATTTCCTGTAATTTTTACACACACATGCTTTATAAGCTAGACAGGGTCATTgtcaaaatttttaaattgttacTGGAGATAACAATACTGATTTAGAGATTGTTTTTGAGAACTTATCAGATGAAAAGAGAGAAAGTTTTGTTTCATATCTCTTTACGAAACACATCATCATTACTACAAGTATAAATCATAAATAATAGATCATTCAATTGCCATAGCTTTTGGCCAATTACAACATTCACATTTCTGTGTTTCATACTGTAAGATATTTTATCACTTATCATAACATAAAAACATCTGAAATAAggaaacaacaaaagaaatacGTGCTATATAGAATAGTTTGTGAACAGCTGCTTTGATACGAGGAGGCATAAGTTACCACTTATTTGTTGATGCTATAAGAATAATCTCTTTTGTGATGATTTGAACAGacaagtaaaaaaataaaactttaggTGTTAAATAAGATCTAACAAAGCGTAGACCAATAATGTGTAGTGTACAATCTATTTTACGCTCTTGGATTACAAATTCTTGGGTGAAATGTAAATCTTGCTTGGTAACATTTTTACCAACTTGAAAACTATCCGAACCTGTAGAGTAAATAATTGAGATTGGAACATATTAGTGatccaaaaacaatatagtAATATGGCAGTATTTATATGATTGTTCAGTGGACTAATAAAAGACTTTGAGAcaatgtattaaaaaaaaaaagctccATATTccgtaaaaaaaaacaacatatTTTGTGATAATATACACAGCACTTAAGTGTATAGCCCagtttatttgatatttcgGTAGAACACTTTTCAGACTGTTCAAATGCAgctaattttattattttgagtaCAATTACTGTTATGCCAAAGCCATGAacaaataacttttttccccctAAAGAGActtgtatatataacacAAACCTAGATATAACTATGGTATTACTCCTGTAGCATGAGgaatataattttctttgtattAATCTAAACACAAGCTAGAAACGTAAATTCCATTAAAAAACTTGTGAAAATTTCTATTGGTTAAATGCTTGTATTatcaatttatatttctacATTCTGATGCTGGAAGTAAATTTGGTGTGTGATATTGAGAATTGGAATCGATTTAATATGCATATGCTCACAAAATACAGAACACTCAGATCAACTATATGTTCACAAAATTGGCAGACCGCCATAAAGCTCCATCAAAGAATTTGGAATTTGTTGCACAGGCactttgtatattttttttttttgtataggTTATTCGATATAAAAAGTATGTGTGTACGAATTAAAGTAATTGTGTAAAGggttggttttttttttttttttttctgttcaAATGATTGATactgtttcttttttttgtagtagtagtggtagtagcaaCTCGAAATGGAAGATGCGTTTATgcaaccaaaaaaaa encodes:
- a CDS encoding uncharacterized protein (similar to Saccharomyces cerevisiae YAR050W | FLO1 | FLOcculation (paralog of YHR211W | FLO5)) codes for the protein ETPEVEGTTTTYTPWTGTYTSTIGTSVTTSVGADGITTTSTIYTVETPEVEGTTTTYTPWTGTYTSTIGTSVTTSVGSDGIPTTSTIYTVETPEVEGTTTTYTPWTGTYTSTIGTSVTTSIGSDGITTTSTIYTVETPEVEGTTTTYTPWTGTYTSTIGTSVTTSVGSDGIPTTSTIYTVETPEVEGTTTTYTPWTGTYTSTIGTSVTTSVGSDGIPTTSTIYTVETPEVEGTTTTYTPWTGTYTSTIGTSVTTSVGSDGIPTTSTIYTVETPEVEGTTTTYTPWTGTYTSTIGTTVVTTTGTDGKPTTSTTYTVETPETNGVTTTYTPWTGTITSTIGTTVVTTTGTDDKPTTSTTYTVETPETNGVTTTYTPWTGTYTSTIGTTVVTTTGTDGKPTTSTTYTVETPETNGVTTTYTPWTGTYTSTIGTTVVTTTGTDGKPTTSTTYTVETPETNGVRTTYTPWTGTYTSTIGTTVVTTTGIDGKPTTSTTYTVETPETNGVTTTYTPWTGTYTSTIGTTVVTTTGTDGKPTTSTTYTVETPETNGVTTTYTPWTGTITSTIGTTVVTTIGTDGKPTTSTTYTVETPETNGVTTTYTPWTGTYTSTIGTSVTTSVGSDGIPTTSTIYTVETPEVEGTTTTYTPWTGTYTSTIGTTVVTTTGTDGKPTTSTTYTVETPETNGVTTTYVPWTGTITSTIGTTVVTTTGTDGKPTTSTTYTVETPETNGVTTTYTPWTGTYTSTIGTTVVTTTGTDGKPTTSTTYTVETPETNGVTTTYTPWTGTITSTIGTTVVTTTGTDDKPTTSTTYTVETPETNGVTTTYTPWTGTYTSTIGTTVVTTTGTDGKPTTSTTYTVETPETNGVTTTYTPWTGTYTSTIGTTVVTTTGTDGKPTTSTTYTVETPETNGVRTTYTPWTGTYTSTIGTTVVTTTGIDGKPTTSTTYTVETPETNGVTTTYTPWTGTYTSTIGTTVVTTTGTDGKPTTSTTYTVETPETNGVTTTYTPWTGTITSTIGTTVVTTIGTDGKPTTSTTYTVETPETNGVTTTYTPWTGTYTSTIGTSVTTSIGSDGITTTSTIYTVETPEVEGTTTTYTPWTGTYTSTIGTSVTTSVGSDGIPTTSTIYTVETPEVEGTTTTYTPWTGTYTSTIGTTVVTTTGTDGKPTTSTTYTVETPETNGVTTTYVPWTGTITSTIGTTVVTTTGTDGKPTTSTTYTVETPETNGVTTTYTPWTGTYTSTIGTTVVTTTGTDGKPTTSTTYTVETPEFNGVSTTYTFWTGSFTSTYLTTIFTTTGSNGKPTTSTTYTVETPEFNGVSTTYTFWTGSFTSTYLTTIFTTTGSNGLSTTSTIIYVETPGFGYFNTTSSKSSPLTTIPGTTSTSETVSPVNPTTETSGLPSSVTRTTVIVTSGRTITSTIVTCDATTTTVPNNSNNNNGGSNNSGSEVYSVSSETSNTPVTVTKTSVFTTSGSTITATITSTIVPNNNNNNGGSGSSETGNTPVTVTKTSVYTTSGSTITATITSTIVPNNNNNNGGSGSSETANTPVTVTKTSVYTTSGSTITATITSTIVPNNNNNNGGSGSSETGNTPVTVTKTSVYTTSGSTITATITSTIVPNNNNNNGGSGSSEAANTPVTVTKTSVYTTSGSTITATITSTIVPNNNNNNGGSGSSETGNTPVTVTKTSVFTTSGSTITATITSTIVPNDNNNNGGSGSSETANTPVTVTKTSVYTTSGSTITSVTTSTIVPNNNNENGSGSSGNASEYVETISSGSVYTTVTKSANGNSGNSDNVITKTTSGGKVITTTIQSETVSSTAAIEVQSIQSQPASSGLISIYQAGAVSNRISTFKMFFTLFVLFFNLF